The genomic stretch TTTTGCTGGTTCAGTTGCGCAAGCAAGCGGCTTCCGACATTTCCCGTTCCTGCAATAAACACATTCAGCTGCTTATATACTTTTTCAAAAAAGGCTTCGTGCAGTACATTCACCGCTTTTTTCACATCGTCAAAAGCAATGACGGCAGAAATATTTTTTTCTGAACTGCCTTGCGCAATCGCACGAATATTGATACCGTTTCTCCCGAAAACAGAAAACATTTTTCCGCTGATTCCGGGATGGCTTTTCATTTTATCGCCAACAAGTGCAATAATAGAAAGTTGCTGTTCTTCTTTTACAGGCTCTACTCTTTTTGCAAGAATATCATCACGGAAAGCTTCCTCCAAAGTTTCTTTGGCTTTATCCAAATCATTCGCGTTAATCGCTACGCAAATCGAATGCTCGGAAGAACTTTGTGTAATCAATATCACGTTGATTTGCGCAGCTGCCAATGCAGCAAACAAAACTTTTGAAATACCGGGCACGCCTACCATTCCGCTTCCTTCAAGACTTAACAACGCAATATTTGTAATGCTCGAAATACCTGTAACTATTTCCGCAGCTTCTCTTTTTTCGCCTTCGTCAATCAACGTTCCTGCTTCGTAAGGCGCAAACGTATTTTTGATTTTAATAGGAATATTTGCATCCATTGCCGGAATAATCGTGGGCGGATAAATAACCTTCGCACCAAAGTGCGAAAGTTCCATCGCTTCTCTGTAAGACAAGTGTGCTATGGGTTTTGCGTTGCTTACCCAACGCGGGTCGGCGGTCATCATGCCGGGAACATCTGTCCATATTTCCAAAGCGTCAGCCTTGGTTGCTGCTGCAAAAATTGCCGCCGTATAATCCGAACCACCGCGACCTAAAGTTGTAGTTTGTCCCGATTTGTTTGAAGCAATAAATCCCGGAACGAGCAAAATAGGTTGTTTACTATTTTTTACGTTATCAACAACTAACTGATTAGTGATATTGAAATTTACTTCGGCATTGCCAAACTTTGAATTGGTTTTTATCACTTCGCGCACATCTATTAATCGATGCGCAATATTTTCCGATTGAAAATAGGCAGTGATAATTTTGGTGGATAAAATTTCCCCGAAACTTAAAATCTTATCTTTTGTTGCAGGCGAAAATTCCTGCAAACGAAAAACACTTTCCGCAATATCTTCCAAGTCGTTGAAGAGTTGCATTACCAAACTCAAACACGCGCTTTGATTGGTAACAGGCAACAAATGCCTGACTTCGTTTAAATGATAATCCAATAACTGCTGAATAATATTTTTATAGGATTCATCGGCATTTGAAGCTGCGATGCCTATCTCGAGCAATTGGTTTGTAACACCGCTCATGGCAGATACAACCACAATTTTTTTGTCATTATCCGATGAAATAATGCTTTTAACTTTTTTGATATTTTCAGCGTTGGCGACGGACGAACCGCCAAATTTGAGAACGCGCATAAGAATTGTTTAATGATAAAAATAAAACAGAGAATCTGTAAAAAACGGCATAAAGCCCGGAGGATGATATG from Arachidicoccus sp. BS20 encodes the following:
- the thrA gene encoding bifunctional aspartate kinase/homoserine dehydrogenase I; amino-acid sequence: MRVLKFGGSSVANAENIKKVKSIISSDNDKKIVVVSAMSGVTNQLLEIGIAASNADESYKNIIQQLLDYHLNEVRHLLPVTNQSACLSLVMQLFNDLEDIAESVFRLQEFSPATKDKILSFGEILSTKIITAYFQSENIAHRLIDVREVIKTNSKFGNAEVNFNITNQLVVDNVKNSKQPILLVPGFIASNKSGQTTTLGRGGSDYTAAIFAAATKADALEIWTDVPGMMTADPRWVSNAKPIAHLSYREAMELSHFGAKVIYPPTIIPAMDANIPIKIKNTFAPYEAGTLIDEGEKREAAEIVTGISSITNIALLSLEGSGMVGVPGISKVLFAALAAAQINVILITQSSSEHSICVAINANDLDKAKETLEEAFRDDILAKRVEPVKEEQQLSIIALVGDKMKSHPGISGKMFSVFGRNGINIRAIAQGSSEKNISAVIAFDDVKKAVNVLHEAFFEKVYKQLNVFIAGTGNVGSRLLAQLNQQKDFLLNNLNLQLRIAGLANSRKMLFSDNGGIHLDNWQNNLQNAQQYDLKNFINEVISRNLRNSVLVDVTADANLAKTYHLLLEKSIFVVACNKVACSSSYDYYKQLKSLSKEFNAQFFFETNVGAGLPVIGTLNDLLRSGDEIVKIQAVLSGTLNFVFNNYDGKTTFAEIVKQAQDAGYTEPDPRLDLGGTDVMRKIMILAREAGNAVSMEDIANTQFLPVSCFEGGVDDFYKELAKHENHFKTLYENAAKKNCKLKYVASFENGKASVGLQEVNEQSDYYHLYGKDNIVLFYTKRYPEQPLVIKGAGAGADVTASGVFADLIKAVS